Within the Thermosynechococcaceae cyanobacterium Okahandja genome, the region GTGGTCGGCTTGCCGATCGCACCGAATTTTGGCGGATTGTCCGTTGCTGGCCTGACCATACCGTTACGGTGGATGCGGGGATGGGGCGCTCTGCCTATCTGTGCCGCAACCGCAACTGCCTGAAATTGGCGCAGCAGAAGAAACGGCTGGGGCGATCGCTGCGCTGTGCCGTTCCTGCAGCAGTATTCGATACCCTCAATGCTCGCCTTAGCCGAGAGTTACCCAGTGCTGTATCTCAAGGGGAGACCCCATGCTAAGCTCACCCATTTGGCAGCCCTTTACCCAAATGAAAACCGCCGATCCACCCCTCCAGGTGGAGCGAGCCGCAGGCGCTATCCTGCACCTACGGGATGGCCGCCAGATTATTGATGCCATTTCCAGTTGGTGGGTGACGTTGCATGGCCACAGCCATCCGCTACTGGCGGAGGCACTCTACAAACAGGCACAAACCCTCGAGCACGTCATTTTTACCGGCTTTAGCCACGAACCTGCCGAAACCCTCGCTCAACTGTTGTGCCGCCACACCCCTGACCCTCTCCAGCGGGTCTTTTTCTCGGACAATGGCTCAACAGCGGTCGAAGTGGCGCTCAAAATGGCCTACCAGTACTGGCAGCAGGTGGGGCAACCCCAGCGATCGCGCCTGATTGGCTTTGCGGGCGGCTACCACGGCGATACCCTCGGAGCCATGACCGTGGGGCAAAGTTCCCCTTGGTGGCACCCCTTTCAGCGGCTCCTGCCACCGCTCACCATTGTTCCCTATCCGGCCACCTATCCGGCGGATCCCGACGTGAGTACCAAGGAAGCCGATGCCCTAGCGTGCCTTGAACAAACCCTTGCGGCAGCACCAAACGAGTATGCCGCCCTGTTTATTGAACCCCTCGTGCAGGGGGCAGGGGGGATGCGCATGTGCCGCCCCCAATTTTTGCAGGCGGTGTCTGAACTGGCGAACGCCTACGGGGTACTGGTAGTGTATGACGAAGTGATGACCGGCTTTGGCCGCACGGGGGATCTGTTTGCCTGCACCAAAGCCGGAACAGCACCGGATCTCCTCTGCTTATCGAAGGGGTTGTCGGGGGGATGCTTGCCCCTTGCGGTCACGTTAGCCACTGAAACCATTTATCAGGCGTTTTATGACGATGATCCGGCGCGTGCCTTTTTCCATAGTCATTCCTACACGGGTAATCCCTTGGCCTGTGCCGTCAGTGTGGCATCCTTTGAATTGTTGCTAGCACAACCCCATACCTATCAGCGCTTGGAGGCTCTTCACTGGCAGCACTACCACCAGTACCTTGCCGATGTTCCCAACCTGCACCAGTTCCGCACCTGTGGCACGATTGCAGCGATGGAGTTAGCCGGCCAAGAGGCCTCCTACTTTAGCACCCGGGTTCCACAACTGCGCCGCCGCTTTTTAGAGCTAGGGGTGCTGCTGCGCCCCTTGGGGTCAACCCTCTATATTTTGCCCCCCTACTGCATTAGCGAAACGGAACTGGCGACCGTCTATGGGGCTATCCGCCAAGTGGCCACTGAAGTGGCTGAAGTGGCTAAGAGTTAGCTGGAGCATGGCTGGCTAAATAACTGAGCAGCCAGTTCACAGCGGTGGCGCGACGGGTGCGCCGGGGCGTTAATTCCTGAATCGAGTAGCCTTCAAACCCCAACTGCTCCTTCAGGAGTTGCTTGTGGGGAGCCGGAATTGAACGAGTAAGCTGGACAATGGCGGGGCGGCTGCCGATGAAGTCCGGTGGTTCGGGGTAAGGGGTGGCCCACTCTGCGGGGACGCGATCGCACTGCCACACTTGACGAGCCGCGTCGTAGCGGTAGCCGAGGCAGTGCCACAATAGCCGGTTGACCGTAGCATCGTCAATTTGATCATTCAGGACCTGCCAGAAGGTCTCTGGCGTGAGGGGAGGTAGCGCAGCCATCATCACTCAAACATTAGTACAGCAACACGAGTCGCAAAATCCGTGCCACCAAGGCAACGAGGCAGACAATCACCAGTTGGCCAGGTAAGGCCCATAGGGAGTATTGTTGCACAAGCTCTAGCAAGGGTTGGGTGATCTGGCCAAAGAGCGCTAAGCCCGCGAGGTAGAGCAGGCCACAGCCGTGAATGATGGCTAACCCAGCGAGGGCACTCAGAGCCAGCCATTCAATTCGCGCCGTTGTCCCCGGCCGGAAGGCCAGCCAGCCGCACACCCATGCCGCCGGTACAAACCCCAACAAGTAACCAAAGGTGGGTTCCTGCCAATAGTCCAGCCCGCCGCCTTGGGAAAAAACCTGAAACCCACTCAGACCAAGGATGAGGTAGGCAACTTGCGAGAGGGCTGCCGCTTGGCGACCCCCCATACAGCCCACCAGCAGGACTGCCGCCACTTGGTAGGAGACGGGTAACCCATACACAGGAATGGCACTCCAAGAACTGGGTAACACCCACTGCCCCTCATCGTTGAATAGATTGGGGATGGCGATCGCCGCCTCCATAAACGTCCCGGCCACAGTGAGGAGTAACCCCAAAATTGCCCAAAGAAATTCATCTAACGGTGACACAAGCTCCCTCACGAACTTTTAACTCTTCTCGCGGAATTCCCCATCCGCCTAAACGGTGGGGATGGATAGCGACAGGGCGCAAGCTCTCCCACCGGATTGACTTTGAATATACTCTTTGAGAGTCTCTAGCGGCGCACCTCCACAAGAAATGATGCACTTAGAATCATGCCAGAGTTTTGCTTTTCCCCGATAGACTTTATCGATTTCTTCCTTGAACTGTTGCCTGAGAATTCGACTAGATGTGGATAAGCTGAGTCATATCGATTTCTAGTCAGTCCCGAAAAATGTGCTATACTCATTGTAGTTGCAAATATCGAGTCAGCACTAAATTGAGGAAATCGTCTTGTGGTAACGAGAAGACAGACATTTCGACTGTATCCAAACAAGGCGCAAGAAAAAGCCTTGTTTGCGGCACGTCGTTTGCACTGTTATCTCTACAATGCTTGTATCTCGCATCGTCAATTCGAGTATAAGCATCATCGCAAGACGATTACCTACTTTGACCAGCAAAATCTCCTGCCCGCCTTTAAGGCGGAATGGCCAGAATTTGCAATGCTGCACTCGCAAGCACTGCAATCAACGGTGAAACGAGTTGATTTGGCATACCAGTCATTCTTCAAGGGATTGCACGGTAAGCCAAAATTCAAATCGATTCGCAAATACTCAGGATGGGGGTATCCTGCAAAGTCTGGATGGAAAGTTGACAGCACTGGCAAGCATGGAACGGTGAAGCTGAATGATTTGGGTATCACCGTCAAGATGCGCGGAAAGGCAAAACATTGGGGGACTCCAACGACCCTAACCATTGTCTACAAGCCGTCCAAGCACCAGTGGTTTGCATCATTCACTGTTGAGGTTGTCACCCCCGCACCGAAGTTTGGCTCTGAGTCTGAACTGTCGTATCAGTCGATTGTGGCCTATGACTTGGGGACTGAAACGGCTCTGACGTTGTTTGATGGGTCTAACTTTGAGGAAATCGAAAATCCTCGTTTCACCCATAAAAATGAAGAGCAAGTTCGCAAAGTTGCCAAACAAAAACGACGGAAACGCGCTCCAAAGAAAGGGGTCAAGGCTTCACGTCGTTGGCGGAAAATCAACAAACGGGAATCTAATCTAAAAGCTAAGGTTGCACGTCAGCGTACAGACTGGCAACACAAAGTTACTTCAGAGATTGCACGTCGTTATGACATCGGAGTGACTGAAAAGCTGAATACGAAAGGGATGACCCGTGCTGCAAAGAAAGGAAGTCAGCGGAGGAAGCAAAAAGCAGGACTCAACAAATCGATTCTCTCGGTCGGTTTTGGGATTCTCAACAGGATGCTCTCGTACAAGATTGAGGAGAAAGGTGGGTTGGTGTTGCAGCTTCCAACACGCGAAATCAAACCATCGCAGCGTTG harbors:
- the bioA gene encoding adenosylmethionine--8-amino-7-oxononanoate transaminase → MLSSPIWQPFTQMKTADPPLQVERAAGAILHLRDGRQIIDAISSWWVTLHGHSHPLLAEALYKQAQTLEHVIFTGFSHEPAETLAQLLCRHTPDPLQRVFFSDNGSTAVEVALKMAYQYWQQVGQPQRSRLIGFAGGYHGDTLGAMTVGQSSPWWHPFQRLLPPLTIVPYPATYPADPDVSTKEADALACLEQTLAAAPNEYAALFIEPLVQGAGGMRMCRPQFLQAVSELANAYGVLVVYDEVMTGFGRTGDLFACTKAGTAPDLLCLSKGLSGGCLPLAVTLATETIYQAFYDDDPARAFFHSHSYTGNPLACAVSVASFELLLAQPHTYQRLEALHWQHYHQYLADVPNLHQFRTCGTIAAMELAGQEASYFSTRVPQLRRRFLELGVLLRPLGSTLYILPPYCISETELATVYGAIRQVATEVAEVAKS
- a CDS encoding transposase, whose product is MVTRRQTFRLYPNKAQEKALFAARRLHCYLYNACISHRQFEYKHHRKTITYFDQQNLLPAFKAEWPEFAMLHSQALQSTVKRVDLAYQSFFKGLHGKPKFKSIRKYSGWGYPAKSGWKVDSTGKHGTVKLNDLGITVKMRGKAKHWGTPTTLTIVYKPSKHQWFASFTVEVVTPAPKFGSESELSYQSIVAYDLGTETALTLFDGSNFEEIENPRFTHKNEEQVRKVAKQKRRKRAPKKGVKASRRWRKINKRESNLKAKVARQRTDWQHKVTSEIARRYDIGVTEKLNTKGMTRAAKKGSQRRKQKAGLNKSILSVGFGILNRMLSYKIEEKGGLVLQLPTREIKPSQRCPKCGAVHQEWAELGNRYHVCSDCGFEISRDKGAAMVMYNVATNQQPGVGMTLVSLGCLSSTSETRKHTGSMKQLGQKKRRKSSATVESGVLEAPSACVVG
- a CDS encoding biotin transporter BioY gives rise to the protein MSPLDEFLWAILGLLLTVAGTFMEAAIAIPNLFNDEGQWVLPSSWSAIPVYGLPVSYQVAAVLLVGCMGGRQAAALSQVAYLILGLSGFQVFSQGGGLDYWQEPTFGYLLGFVPAAWVCGWLAFRPGTTARIEWLALSALAGLAIIHGCGLLYLAGLALFGQITQPLLELVQQYSLWALPGQLVIVCLVALVARILRLVLLY
- a CDS encoding DUF1823 family protein; the encoded protein is MAALPPLTPETFWQVLNDQIDDATVNRLLWHCLGYRYDAARQVWQCDRVPAEWATPYPEPPDFIGSRPAIVQLTRSIPAPHKQLLKEQLGFEGYSIQELTPRRTRRATAVNWLLSYLASHAPANS
- a CDS encoding YlxR family protein, which encodes MGVPQRRCVACGRLADRTEFWRIVRCWPDHTVTVDAGMGRSAYLCRNRNCLKLAQQKKRLGRSLRCAVPAAVFDTLNARLSRELPSAVSQGETPC